The following proteins come from a genomic window of Cronobacter muytjensii ATCC 51329:
- the aroK gene encoding shikimate kinase AroK, with the protein MAEKRNIFLVGPMGAGKSTIGRQLAQQLNMEFYDSDQEIEKRTGADVGWVFDVEGEEGFRDREEKVINELTEKQGIVLATGGGSVKSRETRNRLSARGVVVYLETTIEKQLARTQRDKKRPLLQVDTPPREVLEALANERNPLYEEIADVTIRTDDQSAKVVANQIIHMLENN; encoded by the coding sequence ATGGCAGAGAAACGCAATATCTTTCTGGTTGGGCCTATGGGTGCTGGCAAAAGCACTATTGGGCGTCAGTTAGCACAACAGCTCAACATGGAATTTTACGACTCCGACCAGGAGATCGAAAAACGTACCGGGGCTGATGTCGGCTGGGTCTTCGATGTAGAAGGCGAAGAAGGTTTCCGTGATCGCGAAGAAAAAGTCATCAATGAGCTGACGGAAAAACAGGGTATTGTACTGGCGACCGGCGGTGGCTCTGTCAAATCCCGCGAAACCCGCAATCGTCTCTCCGCGCGTGGCGTGGTGGTCTATCTGGAAACCACTATCGAAAAGCAGCTGGCCCGTACTCAGCGCGATAAAAAACGCCCGCTGTTACAGGTCGATACGCCGCCGCGTGAAGTGCTCGAAGCGCTCGCTAACGAACGTAATCCGCTGTACGAAGAGATTGCCGACGTCACTATCCGTACTGACGATCAGAGCGCAAAAGTCGTGGCTAACCAGATTATCCATATGCTGGAAAATAACTGA
- the aroB gene encoding 3-dehydroquinate synthase produces MERLTVTLGERSYPITIAAGLFNDPASFWPLRAGDQTMLVTNETLAPLWLDKVRSTLEQVGVKVDQVILPDGEQHKSLAVLETVFSALLEKPHGRDTTLIALGGGVIGDLTGFAAACYQRGVRFIQVPTTLLSQVDSSVGGKTAVNHPLGKNMIGAFWQPASVVVDLDCLKTLPARELSSGLAEVIKYGIILDRDFFVWLEENIDALLSLDGAAMAYCIRRCCEIKADVVAADERESGMRALLNLGHTFGHAIEAEMGYGNWLHGEAVAAGMVMAARAAQRLGQFEAQDVERIIALLKRAGLPVTGPSSMAAEAYLPHMMRDKKVLAGELRLVLPLAIGKSEVRGGVPHDLVLSAIADCQQA; encoded by the coding sequence ATGGAGAGGTTAACGGTTACTCTCGGGGAACGTAGTTACCCTATCACCATCGCAGCCGGATTGTTCAACGATCCGGCTTCCTTTTGGCCTTTGCGTGCAGGTGACCAGACGATGTTGGTCACCAATGAAACGCTGGCGCCGCTGTGGCTGGATAAAGTCCGCTCTACGCTGGAACAGGTTGGCGTAAAGGTTGACCAGGTGATCTTGCCGGACGGCGAGCAGCATAAAAGCCTCGCTGTGCTGGAAACCGTGTTCAGCGCCCTGCTGGAAAAACCGCATGGCCGCGATACTACGCTTATCGCGCTCGGCGGCGGCGTTATCGGCGATCTTACCGGGTTCGCTGCCGCCTGTTATCAGCGCGGCGTGCGTTTTATCCAGGTGCCGACCACGCTGCTTTCACAGGTCGATTCCTCAGTTGGCGGCAAAACCGCCGTTAACCATCCGCTCGGCAAAAACATGATAGGCGCCTTCTGGCAGCCCGCCTCCGTGGTAGTCGATCTCGACTGTCTGAAAACCCTGCCCGCGCGTGAACTCTCCTCCGGTCTCGCGGAAGTGATCAAATATGGCATCATCCTCGACCGCGACTTCTTCGTGTGGCTGGAAGAGAATATTGATGCGCTGCTGTCGCTCGACGGCGCGGCGATGGCGTACTGTATTCGTCGCTGCTGTGAGATAAAAGCTGATGTCGTTGCCGCAGATGAGCGCGAAAGCGGTATGCGCGCGTTGCTGAACCTGGGCCATACTTTTGGTCACGCTATCGAAGCGGAAATGGGGTACGGCAACTGGCTGCATGGCGAGGCCGTGGCGGCGGGTATGGTGATGGCGGCTCGCGCCGCGCAGCGCCTTGGTCAGTTCGAGGCGCAGGATGTCGAGCGCATTATCGCGCTTCTGAAACGCGCCGGTCTGCCGGTTACCGGCCCGTCGTCGATGGCGGCCGAGGCGTATCTGCCGCACATGATGCGCGACAAAAAAGTGCTGGCTGGCGAGCTGCGTTTAGTGCTGCCGCTGGCTATCGGGAAGAGTGAAGTGCGCGGCGGAGTGCCGCACGATCTGGTATTAAGCGCAATTGCTGACTGTCAGCAGGCGTGA
- the damX gene encoding cell division protein DamX — translation MDEFKPEDELKPDPSDRRPGRSRKPAEFDNEPQINIDDVDVDAEDRRPARTRRAQTEETYEADESLVDDEVQERRPRKRKKAPPKGPISRQHLMMALGILVLVLLIIGIGSALKGPDATKADDAQAQNAEKNIDLSGNAGSPSDQANGAQPQPGDTSAANQTTGNSPQDISLPPVSSTPTQAQTPAAPEGQQRVEVPGDLNNALTQQQGQIDNAVSGSTLPTEPATVAPVNGNGAASQQPPRDAAQAQTPARHNANTTRPERKQMVIESEPRKAQTTQSKPQQAPAKTTATEQKPASAPKRSEPATGTASAPVKAPASTAATAPKSSAPAASQSSAPAGGASAGNVGALKSAPGSHYTLQLSSSSNYNNLNAWAKKENLKNYVVYQTTRNGQPWYVLVSGVYGSKDEAKRAVSSLPADVQAKNPWAKPIHQVQADLK, via the coding sequence ATGGATGAATTCAAACCAGAAGACGAGCTGAAACCCGATCCCAGCGATCGTCGTCCTGGTCGTTCTCGTAAACCTGCTGAGTTCGATAACGAACCGCAAATCAACATTGATGACGTTGATGTCGACGCAGAAGATCGTCGTCCGGCGCGCACACGTCGCGCGCAGACAGAAGAGACTTACGAAGCGGATGAATCGCTGGTGGATGACGAGGTACAGGAACGTCGCCCGCGTAAGCGTAAAAAAGCGCCCCCGAAAGGGCCCATTTCTCGCCAGCATCTGATGATGGCGCTCGGTATTCTGGTACTGGTGCTGCTGATTATCGGCATCGGCTCAGCGCTGAAAGGCCCCGACGCCACTAAAGCGGATGACGCCCAGGCGCAGAACGCCGAGAAAAACATCGATCTGTCCGGTAACGCGGGCAGTCCGTCCGATCAGGCCAACGGCGCGCAGCCGCAGCCTGGCGATACCTCCGCCGCGAATCAGACCACGGGTAATTCGCCGCAGGATATCTCACTGCCGCCGGTGTCTTCTACCCCGACCCAGGCCCAGACGCCAGCCGCGCCGGAAGGCCAGCAGCGTGTCGAAGTGCCGGGCGATCTGAATAACGCGCTGACGCAGCAACAAGGCCAGATTGATAACGCGGTGTCGGGTTCGACGCTGCCGACCGAGCCTGCGACCGTTGCGCCGGTTAATGGTAATGGCGCCGCATCGCAGCAGCCGCCGCGCGACGCCGCGCAGGCCCAGACGCCGGCGCGCCATAATGCGAATACCACGCGCCCTGAGCGTAAACAGATGGTGATTGAGTCTGAGCCGCGTAAAGCGCAGACCACCCAGAGCAAACCGCAGCAGGCCCCAGCGAAGACTACCGCGACGGAACAGAAACCGGCCAGCGCGCCTAAGCGCAGCGAGCCTGCGACAGGCACCGCTTCCGCACCGGTGAAAGCGCCAGCATCAACCGCCGCGACGGCGCCGAAGAGCAGCGCGCCTGCGGCAAGCCAGTCCTCCGCCCCTGCGGGCGGCGCGAGCGCGGGTAATGTCGGTGCGCTGAAATCTGCTCCGGGTAGCCATTACACGCTTCAGTTGAGCAGTTCTTCGAACTACAACAACCTGAACGCGTGGGCGAAAAAAGAGAATCTGAAAAACTACGTGGTGTATCAGACCACCCGTAATGGTCAGCCGTGGTATGTGCTGGTGAGCGGCGTGTACGGCTCGAAAGATGAGGCGAAACGCGCTGTGTCTTCGCTGCCGGCAGACGTTCAGGCGAAAAACCCGTGGGCTAAGCCGATTCACCAGGTCCAGGCCGATCTGAAGTAA
- the dam gene encoding adenine-specific DNA-methyltransferase, whose translation MKKYRAFLKWAGGKYPLLEDIKRHLPEGECLIEPFVGAGSVFLNTDYSRYVLSDINSDLISLYTTVKDKTDDYVSEARLLFTAEHNQAEVYYQLREEFNQSRDEFRRALLFLYLNRHGYNGLCRYNLRGEFNVPFGRYKKPYFPETELYHFAERAQNALFICESYDASMARAQQENSAVVYCDPPYAPLSATANFTAYHTNSFNLEQQQHLAQLAEGLQSQRIPVLISNHDTELTRQWYQQAKLHKVRVRRSISSNGGTRRKVDELLALYEA comes from the coding sequence ATGAAAAAATATCGCGCTTTTCTTAAATGGGCAGGGGGGAAATACCCCCTGCTCGAAGATATCAAACGTCATCTCCCTGAAGGGGAGTGTCTTATCGAGCCCTTCGTCGGCGCGGGATCGGTTTTTCTTAACACCGATTATTCGCGCTACGTGTTATCCGACATCAACAGCGATCTGATAAGCCTCTACACCACGGTGAAAGATAAAACGGACGATTACGTCAGCGAGGCGCGTCTGTTGTTTACCGCCGAGCATAATCAGGCCGAGGTGTACTATCAGCTGCGCGAAGAGTTTAACCAGAGCCGGGACGAGTTCCGCCGCGCGCTGCTCTTTTTGTATCTCAATCGCCACGGGTATAACGGCCTGTGCCGCTACAACCTGCGCGGCGAGTTCAATGTGCCGTTTGGCCGTTACAAAAAGCCCTATTTTCCGGAGACGGAGCTGTACCACTTCGCTGAGCGCGCCCAGAACGCGCTGTTTATTTGTGAATCCTATGACGCCAGCATGGCGCGGGCGCAGCAGGAGAACAGCGCTGTGGTCTATTGCGATCCGCCTTACGCGCCGCTCTCCGCCACCGCGAACTTTACGGCATATCATACGAACAGCTTTAATCTGGAACAGCAACAGCATCTGGCACAGCTTGCGGAAGGGCTGCAAAGCCAGCGTATTCCGGTGCTGATTTCCAACCACGACACCGAGCTGACCCGCCAGTGGTATCAGCAGGCGAAGCTGCATAAGGTGCGGGTACGACGCAGCATCAGCAGCAATGGCGGCACGCGCAGAAAGGTGGACGAACTGCTGGCGCTTTATGAAGCCTGA
- the rpe gene encoding ribulose-phosphate 3-epimerase, with protein sequence MKQYLIAPSILSADFARLGEDTARVLAAGADVVHFDVMDNHYVPNLTIGPMVLKALRDYGITAPIDVHLMVKPVDRLIPDFADAGASIITFHPEASEHIDRSLQLIKEHGCKAGLVFNPATPLSYLDYVMDKLDVILLMSVNPGFGGQSFIPQTLDKLKEVRQRIDASGRDIRLEVDGGVKVSNIGAIAAAGADMFVAGSAIFNEPDYQKVINDMRSELAKVSHG encoded by the coding sequence ATGAAACAGTATTTGATTGCCCCCTCGATTCTGTCGGCCGACTTTGCCCGGCTGGGTGAAGACACCGCCCGGGTGCTCGCCGCCGGTGCCGACGTCGTCCATTTCGATGTTATGGATAACCATTATGTGCCCAACCTCACCATCGGCCCGATGGTGCTGAAGGCGCTGCGCGATTACGGCATCACGGCGCCAATCGACGTGCACCTGATGGTGAAACCGGTCGATCGCCTGATCCCGGATTTCGCCGACGCGGGCGCCAGCATCATTACATTCCACCCGGAAGCCTCCGAGCACATCGACCGCTCGCTGCAGCTTATCAAAGAGCACGGCTGCAAAGCGGGCCTGGTCTTTAACCCGGCGACGCCGCTGAGCTACCTCGACTACGTGATGGACAAGCTTGACGTTATTCTGCTGATGTCGGTAAACCCGGGCTTTGGCGGCCAGTCGTTTATCCCCCAGACGCTGGACAAGCTTAAAGAAGTGCGCCAGCGCATCGACGCCTCCGGGCGCGATATCCGTCTGGAGGTGGATGGCGGCGTGAAGGTCAGCAATATCGGCGCGATCGCCGCAGCGGGCGCCGACATGTTCGTGGCGGGCTCGGCCATCTTCAACGAGCCGGATTATCAGAAAGTCATCAACGATATGCGTAGTGAGCTGGCGAAGGTTTCTCATGGATAA
- the gph gene encoding phosphoglycolate phosphatase produces MDKLQSIRAVAFDLDGTLVDSAPGLTYAVDNALYALELPTAGEARVITWIGNGADVLVERALTWARQEKAALRAAAGKPAETDAIPEDEQARMMRRLFDRYYGEAVEAGSVLFPDVYETLGALRRHGLALGLVTNKPTPFVAPMLESLGIAEYFSIIIGGDDVQHKKPHPEPLLKVMEALQVSAQELLFVGDSRNDIQAAHAAGCASVGLSYGYNYGEAITLSNPDLVFDHFRDLLPAFGLPHSENQELKNE; encoded by the coding sequence ATGGATAAGCTGCAATCGATTCGCGCTGTCGCGTTCGACCTCGACGGCACGCTGGTGGATAGCGCGCCGGGCCTGACGTATGCCGTGGATAACGCGCTCTATGCGCTGGAGCTCCCCACGGCGGGCGAGGCGCGCGTCATTACCTGGATTGGCAACGGCGCCGATGTGCTGGTTGAGCGCGCGCTCACCTGGGCGCGGCAGGAAAAGGCCGCGCTGCGCGCCGCCGCAGGAAAACCGGCGGAAACGGACGCTATTCCCGAAGACGAACAGGCCCGCATGATGCGTCGGCTGTTCGACCGCTATTATGGCGAGGCCGTGGAAGCGGGCAGCGTATTATTCCCTGACGTGTACGAGACGCTTGGCGCGCTGCGCCGTCACGGTCTGGCGCTTGGTCTGGTCACCAATAAGCCGACGCCCTTCGTCGCGCCTATGCTGGAATCACTCGGCATCGCGGAATACTTCAGCATTATTATCGGCGGCGACGACGTCCAGCATAAAAAACCACACCCGGAGCCGCTGCTGAAAGTCATGGAAGCGTTGCAGGTGTCGGCGCAGGAGTTGCTCTTTGTGGGCGATTCACGCAATGATATTCAGGCGGCGCATGCCGCCGGTTGCGCAAGCGTCGGCCTGAGCTATGGCTATAACTACGGCGAAGCGATAACGTTAAGCAACCCGGATCTCGTCTTTGACCATTTCCGCGACCTACTGCCCGCGTTCGGGCTACCCCACAGTGAAAATCAGGAATTAAAAAATGAGTAA
- the trpS gene encoding tryptophan--tRNA ligase, whose protein sequence is MSKPIVFSGAQPSGELTIGNYMGALRQWVNMQDDYHCIYCIVDQHAITVRQDPAALRKATLDTLALYLACGIDPKKSTIFVQSHVPEHAQLGWALNCYTYFGELSRMTQFKDKSARYAENINAGLFDYPVLMAADILLYQTNLVPVGEDQKQHLELSRDIAQRFNAIYGDIFRVPEPFIPKSGARVMSLLEPTKKMSKSDDNRNNVIGLLEDPKSVVKKIKRAVTDSDEPPVVRYDVANKAGVSNLLDILSAVTGQSIPELEQHFEGKMYGHLKGEVADAVSGMLTELQERYHRYRNDEDFLQSVMKEGAEKARAHAGETLKKVYEAIGFVAQP, encoded by the coding sequence ATGAGTAAGCCCATCGTTTTTAGTGGCGCGCAGCCATCCGGAGAACTGACCATCGGTAACTATATGGGTGCGCTGCGTCAGTGGGTTAACATGCAGGACGACTATCACTGCATCTACTGCATCGTGGATCAGCATGCCATCACTGTGCGTCAGGACCCGGCCGCGCTTCGCAAAGCCACGCTGGATACGCTGGCGCTTTATCTCGCCTGCGGCATCGACCCGAAAAAGAGCACCATTTTCGTTCAGTCCCACGTGCCGGAGCATGCACAACTGGGCTGGGCGCTGAACTGCTATACCTATTTCGGCGAGCTGAGCCGCATGACGCAGTTCAAAGATAAATCCGCGCGCTACGCGGAAAACATCAACGCTGGCCTGTTTGATTACCCGGTGCTGATGGCGGCGGATATCCTGCTGTATCAGACCAACCTGGTGCCGGTGGGCGAAGACCAGAAACAGCATCTGGAGCTGAGCCGCGACATCGCGCAGCGCTTCAATGCTATCTACGGCGATATTTTCCGCGTACCGGAGCCGTTCATCCCGAAATCGGGCGCGCGCGTGATGTCGCTGCTGGAGCCGACCAAAAAGATGTCCAAGTCCGATGACAATCGCAACAACGTGATCGGCCTGCTGGAAGACCCGAAATCAGTCGTGAAGAAAATCAAACGCGCGGTCACTGATTCCGACGAACCGCCGGTGGTGCGTTATGACGTGGCTAACAAAGCGGGCGTGTCCAACCTGCTGGATATTCTCTCGGCCGTGACCGGTCAGAGCATCCCGGAACTGGAGCAGCATTTCGAAGGCAAAATGTATGGCCACCTGAAAGGCGAAGTGGCAGATGCCGTTTCCGGCATGCTGACCGAGCTTCAGGAGCGTTATCATCGCTACCGCAACGACGAAGACTTTCTGCAGAGCGTGATGAAGGAAGGGGCCGAAAAAGCCCGTGCGCACGCTGGCGAAACGCTGAAGAAGGTATACGAAGCTATCGGCTTTGTGGCCCAGCCGTAA
- a CDS encoding YhfL family protein encodes MKNLIKLAMLAAVLSSLTACTGHIENKNKTCSYDYLLHPAISISKMIGGCGPAADQ; translated from the coding sequence ATGAAAAACCTGATTAAACTCGCCATGCTGGCGGCCGTACTGTCATCACTGACCGCCTGCACCGGCCATATCGAAAATAAAAACAAAACCTGCAGCTATGACTATTTGCTCCATCCGGCGATTTCTATTTCCAAAATGATCGGCGGCTGCGGGCCGGCGGCAGATCAGTAA